A window of Campylobacter magnus genomic DNA:
TGGGGCGTGAGCGAGTGGGAATTTATGCCATTAACTGCGATTTGGTGGGCTGCTATGATTTTGCCAAAATGCTAAGCCAAAACTACGAAATTCAGGTGCGAGCAGGCTGTTCTTGCGCTGGGCCTTATGGGCATGAGCTTTTGGGGCTTGATGATGATTTTGAGCCGTATTTTAAGCCTGGCTGGGTGCGAGTAAGCTTACATTATAGCCAAGATTTTAGCGATATAGACTATCTTTTAAAGGCGATAGAATCATGTGTAGAAGAGTTTTTGCGGTAGTTGTTTTGGGCTTTTGGGGGCTAGGGGCTTGCGAGCTAAATGAGAGCGAGTGCGAACTAGATACTAAAGAGGGCAAAATCACACTTTCTTTTGAGCCAAGGCCGATAAGACCTATGACCCAGAGCACCCTTGTTATCAAGGGATTAAAAGGCGTTAAAAAGCCAAGAGTTCATATTTACGGACTTAGTATGTATTTGGGGCATTTGAGAGAGGATTTGGAGCCAAATGAGAAAGGCTGGCTAGAAGCTGGGGTGATGATAGCGCCTTGCGATGATGAAAAGATGGTCTTTGCCCTTGAAGTGCTTGATGATGAAGAAATCATCACAAAAACAGAGTTTAGCACTTTTCAGTAGGGAATTCTAGAAGTTTTTAGCTCTAAAATTCGCTAGATTTTAGGCTTATGTGGTATTTTTACTTAGGAATTCTAGTTTTAAACTTCTAGGAATTCTAGAATTCCTAGTGGAATTTAATGTGGGAATTCTAGAATTTTAGCTGTTTTGAGCTCTAAGAATTCTAGATTGTAGGAATTCTAGAATTTAGTAATTTTCGCTTATAGGAATTTTAGATTTTTAACCGTTTTAAGCTCTAAGAATTCTAAATTTTTTGCTATTTTAAGTTCTAGGAATTCTAGAATTTTAGCTGTTTTGAGCTCTAGGAATTCTAGATTACAGGAATTCTAGAATTTAGTAATTTTGGCTTGTAGGAATTCTAAAATTTTAGCCGTTTTCAGCTCTAAGAATTCTAGATTGCGGGAATTCTAGTTTTAAACTTCTAGGAATTCTAGAAATCCTAGTGGAATTTAATGTAGGAATTCTAGATTTTTAGCTGTTTTAAGCTCTAAGAATTCTAATTTTTTGCTGTTTTAAACTCTAAGAATTCTAGAATTTTAGCTGTTTTGAGCTCCAGGAATCTAAATTGTAGGAATTCTAGAATTTAGTAATTTTGGCTTGTAGGAATTCTAGATTGTAGGAATTCTAGAATTCCTAGATTTATAATCCAGCTTTTTCTATCGCTTGGGCTTGCGCAGCAGCAATTAGCGGATCAATAATCTCATCAAAAAGCCCACCAGCCATAATCGCATCAAGTCTATAAAGTGTAAGATTTATGCGGTGGTCGCTAATGCGGTTTTGCGGATAGTTGTAGGTGCGGATGCGTCCTGAGCGGTCGCCTGTGCCTACCTGCTCGGCTCTTTGCTCTCGCTCTTTTTCTGCTCTTTCTCGCTCTTGCATTTCAAAAAGCCTAGCTTTTAGCACTTTAATAGCAGCGTCTTTGTTTTTGTGCTGAGATTTGCCATCTTGATTTACTACCACAAGACCTGTTGGTATGTGAGTTACTCTCACGGCTGAGTCAGTTGTATTTACGCTTTGTCCGCCGTGACCTGAGCTTCGCATAACATCGATTTTAAGGTCGCTTTCTTTGATCTCGATCTCGCTATCTTCCACCTCAGGCATGATAGCCACGGTGATCGCGCTAGTATGAACTCGCCCTTGGCTTTCAGTCTCAGGTACACGCTGAACTCTATGCGTCCCACCCTCAAACTTCAGCCTTGAGT
This region includes:
- the prfA gene encoding peptide chain release factor 1 is translated as MLADKLKPFIVRYDEISALLSDPSAASDIDRMSKLAKEQRSLEAIKDAALRYNQLLEQIEENKSLLNDPELGELAKEELKSAESDIATLEEEIKILLIPKDPNDDKNIFLELRAGTGGDEAALFVGDLAGAYMRFADLKGYKYEIMSASEGSAGGYKELILLIKGAGAYSRLKFEGGTHRVQRVPETESQGRVHTSAITVAIMPEVEDSEIEIKESDLKIDVMRSSGHGGQSVNTTDSAVRVTHIPTGLVVVNQDGKSQHKNKDAAIKVLKARLFEMQERERAEKEREQRAEQVGTGDRSGRIRTYNYPQNRISDHRINLTLYRLDAIMAGGLFDEIIDPLIAAAQAQAIEKAGL